From a single Hippoglossus stenolepis isolate QCI-W04-F060 chromosome 2, HSTE1.2, whole genome shotgun sequence genomic region:
- the LOC124851138 gene encoding LOW QUALITY PROTEIN: scavenger receptor cysteine-rich domain-containing group B protein-like (The sequence of the model RefSeq protein was modified relative to this genomic sequence to represent the inferred CDS: deleted 2 bases in 1 codon) codes for MRLLGSESKLAECRHGGIGSHNCGHSEDAGVVCEVQPGPNSTVSPTTPDPGSQTFTSASLTSGTPGTTAVDNSTGVEGQVRLANGGNSSCSGRVEIFLHGQWGTVCDDNWDLIDAQVVISWVVAGSCQHHPVRFGEGRGPIWVGDVACSGSESKLAECRHGGIGSHNCGHSEDAGVVCEGVEGQVRLANGGNSSCSGSVEIFLHGQWGTVCDDNWDLVDAQVVCRQLGCGRVLSAPQSARFGEGRGPIWLDDVACSGSESKLAECRHGGIGSHNCGHSEDAGVVCEVQPGPNSTVSPTTPDPGSQTFTSASLTSGTPGTTAVDNSTGVEVQVRLANGETAPALAV; via the exons ATGCGCTTGCTCGGCAGCGAATCAAAGCTGGCCGAGTGCCGGCACGGAGGGATTGGATCTCACAACTGTGGTCACAGTGAGGATGCTGGTGTCgtctgtgaag ttcaacCAGGACCAAACTCCACAGTTTCACCAACCACACCTGATCCAGGATCTCAGACCTTCACCTCTGCTTCGCTCACATCTGGCACCCCTGGAACAACAGCAGTGGACAACAGCACAGGAGTCGAGGGACAGGTCCGCCTGGCCAATGGAGgaaacagctcctgctctggCAGAGTAGAGATCTTCCTCCATGGACAGTGGGGGACGGTGTGTGATGACAACTGGGACCTGATTGATGCTCAGGTGGTGATTAGCTGGGTTGTGGCAGGGTCCTGTCAGCACCACCCAGTGCGTTTTGGAGAGGGCAGAGGGCCCATCTGGGTTGGG GATGTCGCCTGCTCCGGCAGCGAATCAAAGCTGGCCGAGTGCCGGCACGGAGGGATTGGATCTCACAACTGTGGTCACAGTGAGGATGCTGGTGTCgtctgtgaag GAGTCGAGGGACAGGTCCGCCTGGCCAATGGAGgaaacagctcctgctctggCAGTGTAGAGATCTTCCTCCATGGACAGTGGGGGACGGTGTGTGATGACAACTGGGACCTGGTTGATgctcaggtggtgtgcagacagctgggttGTGGCAGGGTCCTGTCAGCACCACAAAGTGCACGTTTTGGAGAGGGCAGAGGGCCCATCTGGTTGGACGATGTCGCCTGCTCCGGCAGCGAATCAAAGCTGGCCGAGTGCCGGCACGGAGGGATTGGATCTCACAACTGTGGTCACAGTGAGGATGCTGGTGTCgtctgtgaag ttcaacCAGGACCAAACTCCACAGTTTCACCAACCACACCTGATCCAGGATCTCAGACCTTCACCTCTGCTTCGCTCACATCTGGCACCCCTGGAACAACAGCAGTGGACAACAGCACGGGAGTCGAGGTACAGGTCCGCCTGGCCAATGGAgaaacagctcctgctctggCAGTGTAG